In Quercus lobata isolate SW786 chromosome 12, ValleyOak3.0 Primary Assembly, whole genome shotgun sequence, a genomic segment contains:
- the LOC115972039 gene encoding ankyrin-3-like has protein sequence MDRLVKPDLKEINLAFKKGQKYTATFRLTNLMHAMAVAVSLTTTSPSVYSFNQAFSVIPPLSSSTYTLLISQPSDKPPLSSPPDIITVRSSMLPIGKADQDYLRRLFSKPGPHVFRDATIPINLVGHQVVDFLISHHTQIPEIEFFLKKGISGCTRTQLTSLLKPAILYSNANFVTEILDAGADVNCKNSDKRSMITLAIRASDLGILKVLIAAGCKIDNSVDRILHEAAAVDRVDLMEFWRKRFGDIDVNSVDLDGRTPIHVAAVRGFVEVIRFCVSVGGKVDVLDCNGWSPLHYAAAEGHLQVVKYLLECSNVKYVLNNEGKTAFALAVDNGHLHLLDLLHLGNVLHRAARVDDIHGMKTCLAEGANVNGRDQKGWTPLHRAAFKGRVESVKLLLNNGAQVDVVDDAGYTPLHCAVEMGHVQVALASIAHGAKANVKSLKGVVPLNFGRFKNHPSVDHPVS, from the coding sequence ATGGATAGGCTGGTGAAACCAGAccttaaagaaataaacttggcATTCAAAAAAGGCCAAAAATACACCGCCACGTTTCGTTTAACCAACCTCATGCACGCCATGGCTGTGGCAGTTTCTCTAACCACTACGAGCCCATCTGTATACTCTTTCAACCAAGCTTTCTCTGTAATCCCACCACTCTCTTCCTCAACATACACCCTCCTTATCTCTCAGCCCTCTGATAAAcctcctctctcttctcctcCTGATATTATCACCGTCCGATCCTCCATGCTCCCCATTGGAAAAGCTGACCAGGATTATCTCCGCCGCTTGTTTTCTAAGCCTGGACCCCATGTTTTCAGGGATGCCACCATACCCATCAACCTTGTGGGTCACCAAGTTGTTGACTTTCTCATTTCCCACCATACCCAGATCCCAGAAATTGAATTCTTTTTGAAGAAAGGGATTTCTGGTTGTACTAGGACTCAGCTCACTTCATTGCTGAAACCTGCTATATTGTATAGTAATGCTAATTTTGTTACTGAAATACTTGATGCTGGTGCTGATGTGAATTGTAAAAATTCAGATAAAAGGTCAATGATTACATTGGCTATTCGTGCCAGTGATCTTGGTATCTTGAAGGTTTTGATAGCTGCTGGTTGTAAAATTGATAATTCTGTTGACAGGATCTTGCACGAGGCGGCAGCTGTGGATAGAGTGGATTTGATGGAGTTTTGGCGTAAAAGGTTTGGAGATATTGATGTGAACTCGGTTGATTTGGATGGCCGGACGCCAATTCATGTCGCAGCAGTTAGGGGGTTTGTTGAGGTGATAAGGTTTTGTGTATCAGTTGGTGGGAAAGTTGATGTTTTGGATTGTAATGGGTGGAGTCCTCTGCATTATGCAGCTGCAGAAGGGCATTTGCAGGTTGTGAAGTACTTGTTAGAATGTTCCAATGTGAAGTATGTGTTGAATAATGAAGGGAAGACTGCTTTTGCACTTGCTGTTGATAATGGGCATTTACATTTGCTGGATTTGTTGCATTTAGGGAATGTGTTGCATAGGGCAGCAAGGGTGGATGATATTCATGGAATGAAGACTTGCCTTGCAGAAGGGGCTAACGTGAATGGGAGAGATCAGAAGGGATGGACACCTTTGCATAGGGCTGCATTCAAGGGGAGGGTTGAGAGTGTGAAGTTGTTGCTTAATAATGGTGCACAAGTTGATGTTGTTGATGATGCTGGATACACGCCACTGCATTGCGCGGTTGAGATGGGGCATGTGCAGGTTGCATTGGCGTCGATTGCTCATGGAGCTAAAGCAAATGTCAAGAGTCTCAAAGGTGTAGTTCCTTTAAATTTTGGTCGTTTCAAGAATCATCCTTCTGTTGATCATCCTGTGTCATGA
- the LOC115970774 gene encoding protein SICKLE-like: MEESEKRRERLNAVRMQAAQSDFSINVASSSMPVSLSNPLIETSATMAVQEESCSPRFDFYTDPMSAFSDSKKSSKASNQNRPDYFTSPNYCGSPMAQFSPSLPAGPMNPGMALYSAHQIQISSSPNQITYQEQGSCYSPGPHRSPIGTSNPFTMHPWSPEVWNAPITPTSSSFPYNPSRGGHHPSPGFGPRGSPRFNTRQGWGHLVSHSSSPGSGRGGSPSPGSGRGGSRWYGRSMSPVLGRSSRRGRGSHARLSGPQQFYNQSMLEDPWKFLKPVEWRCMSALVNSLNAPDSSKSRITKSPSTRKTKVSEPSNKSSSQPSLAEYLATSFNEAVNDTPSI; the protein is encoded by the exons ATGGAGGAATCAgagaagaggagagaaagaCTGAATGCAGTGCGCATGCAAGCTGCTCAGTCTGACTTTTCAATTAATGTTGCAAGTTCTTCGATGCCTGTTTCCCTTTCTAATCCATTGATTGAAACCTCTGCAACTATGGCAGTGCAGGAGGAGTCATGTTCTCCTAGGTTTGATTTTTACACAGACCCAATGTCAGCATTCTCTGATAGCAAGAAGAGTAGCAAGGCTAGTAATCAGAACAGACCAGATTATTTCACATCTCCCAATTATTGTGGTTCTCCTATGGCACAGTTTTCACCATCTCTTCCAG CTGGACCAATGAACCCTGGAATGGCTCTGTATTCTGCTCATCAAATCCAGATTAGCAGTTCACCCAATCAGATAACGTACCAAGAACAAGGTTCTTGTTACAGCCCTGGTCCACATAGAAGCCCAATAGGAACATCCAATCCTTTTACCATGCATCCATGGTCTCCAGAAGTCTGGAATGCACCAATAACCCCAACAAGCAGTAGTTTTCCATATAATCCATCTAGAGGGGGTCATCATCCAAGCCCTGGGTTTGGACCAAGAGGTAGCCCGCGTTTTAATACTCGGCAAGGCTGGGGTCACTTGGTCAGCCACAGTTCAAGCCCTGGTTCAGGACGAGGAGGCAGTCCTAGCCCTGGTTCAGGAAGAGGTGGGAGTCGCTGGTATGGAAGAAGCATGAGCCCTGTTTTGGGACGTAGTAGTAGACGAGGGCGAGGTTCTCATGCTCGTCTATCAGGGCCACAGCAATTTTACAATCAGTCCATGTTAGAAGACCCATGGAAGTTTTTGAAACCAGTTGAATGGAGGTGCATGAGTGCTTTAGTGAATAGTTTGAACGCCCCTGACTCATCAAAATCCAGGATTACAAAATCTCCTAGCACGAGAAAGACCAAAGTTTCAGAACCTTCAAACAAGTCAAGTTCTCAACCAAGCTTGGCTGAGTACTTGGCTACCTCATTCAATGAAGCTGTAAATGACACACCAAGTATATGA